One genomic window of Tenacibaculum tangerinum includes the following:
- a CDS encoding ATP-dependent Clp protease adaptor ClpS produces MSTIEKIQEELDVLLNETRKHEIVLHNDDVNTFDFVIDSLVTVCDHTLEQAEQCTMLVHYKGKCSVKTGEYKDLEPRCTKLLELGLSAEIV; encoded by the coding sequence ATGAGTACGATAGAAAAAATTCAAGAAGAGCTTGATGTTTTATTAAATGAAACAAGAAAGCACGAAATTGTTTTGCACAATGATGATGTAAATACCTTTGACTTTGTAATTGATAGTCTTGTAACAGTGTGTGACCATACTTTAGAGCAAGCAGAACAATGTACTATGTTAGTACATTATAAAGGAAAGTGTTCGGTTAAAACAGGAGAATACAAAGATTTAGAACCTAGATGCACTAAATTATTAGAGTTAGGTTTATCAGCAGAGATTGTGTAA
- the prmA gene encoding 50S ribosomal protein L11 methyltransferase yields the protein MDNIYIEYTFKTSPKEPTTEILIAELGGVGFESFVENEDGVVAYIQKNDWTPTILEDVFVLNSKEFSIQYEHKEIEQTNWNAEWEKNFNPIQVDNLVSIRAPFHENPNLPYDIVIEPKMSFGTGHHETTHMMVQHLLNIDVTGKKVLDMGCGTGILAIFAEMKGAQPIDAIDIDSWCYENSIENVKRNRCKHISVYEGDAALLEGKKYDIIIANINRNILLNDMQTYTSCLNEKGVLLLSGFYSEDIPVIDNEVSKYGLTLKNTIKRNNWVALQYQK from the coding sequence ATGGATAATATTTATATAGAATATACTTTTAAAACAAGTCCTAAAGAACCCACAACCGAAATCTTAATAGCTGAGTTAGGGGGCGTAGGATTTGAAAGTTTTGTAGAAAATGAAGATGGAGTGGTTGCGTATATTCAAAAAAATGACTGGACTCCTACTATTTTAGAGGATGTATTTGTATTAAATTCTAAAGAATTTTCTATTCAATACGAGCATAAAGAAATTGAACAAACAAACTGGAATGCAGAATGGGAAAAAAACTTTAACCCCATTCAGGTCGATAATTTAGTAAGTATTAGAGCGCCATTTCATGAAAATCCGAATTTACCATACGATATAGTTATCGAACCCAAAATGAGTTTTGGTACAGGGCATCATGAAACCACACACATGATGGTACAACACTTGCTAAATATAGATGTAACTGGTAAAAAAGTGCTCGATATGGGGTGTGGAACAGGAATTTTAGCAATTTTTGCTGAAATGAAAGGGGCGCAACCTATTGATGCTATTGATATTGATAGTTGGTGTTACGAAAATTCGATAGAAAATGTTAAGAGGAATAGGTGCAAACATATTTCAGTGTACGAAGGAGATGCAGCGCTTTTAGAAGGAAAAAAATACGATATTATCATAGCAAATATTAATCGCAATATTTTGTTAAATGACATGCAAACCTATACAAGTTGTTTAAACGAAAAAGGAGTATTATTATTAAGTGGATTTTACAGTGAAGATATCCCAGTAATTGATAATGAGGTTTCTAAATATGGTTTAACATTAAAAAATACCATAAAAAGAAATAATTGGGTAGCTTTGCAATATCAAAAATAA
- a CDS encoding tellurite resistance TerB family protein, producing the protein MSIVDLYESSNHRNNIAHFSAIVNLATIDGDLNDDEKKLVNRFARKLDITEAEYKEITKNSKKYPVVPQAKTDDRLERLLDLFKIIYSDHEIDETELKLILRYAIQLGFSQQKAEEIIAKTTRIFSGKIDLDEYKLILNIL; encoded by the coding sequence ATGAGTATTGTAGATTTATACGAGTCGAGTAACCACAGAAATAATATAGCACATTTTAGTGCTATTGTTAATTTAGCTACCATTGATGGTGATTTGAATGATGATGAGAAAAAATTGGTAAACAGGTTTGCAAGAAAGTTAGATATAACCGAAGCAGAATATAAAGAAATAACAAAAAATTCTAAAAAATACCCTGTAGTACCTCAAGCAAAAACAGATGATAGATTAGAGCGTTTGCTTGATTTATTTAAAATAATTTATTCAGATCATGAAATAGATGAGACTGAGTTGAAATTAATTTTAAGGTATGCGATTCAGCTTGGTTTTTCACAACAAAAGGCAGAGGAGATTATTGCTAAAACCACACGAATTTTTAGTGGTAAAATTGATTTAGACGAGTATAAATTGATACTGAATATCTTATAA
- the tpiA gene encoding triose-phosphate isomerase: MRQKIVAGNWKMNKNLSEAKELIKEIKKEVKTGLEENTRVIIAPSFVNLHNAVKKTKKSAIEVAAQNMHQSKNGAFTGEISADMLTGLGVGIIILGHSERREYFGETDELLAQKVAAALENELEVIFCFGELLEDRKSENHFTIVENQLKKALFHLKAEDFKHIILAYEPVWAIGTGETASPEQAQEMHAFVRELFTKAYGAETADAISILYGGSVKPANAKEIFSKPDVDGGLIGGAALKAEDFAAIVKSI, translated from the coding sequence GTGAGACAAAAAATAGTAGCAGGTAACTGGAAAATGAATAAAAACCTTAGTGAAGCAAAAGAACTTATTAAGGAGATAAAGAAGGAAGTAAAAACAGGTTTAGAAGAAAATACCAGAGTAATTATTGCCCCAAGTTTTGTAAATCTACATAATGCAGTAAAAAAAACTAAAAAGTCAGCTATAGAAGTAGCAGCGCAAAATATGCACCAATCTAAAAATGGCGCTTTTACAGGAGAAATTTCTGCCGATATGTTAACAGGTTTAGGTGTTGGTATTATAATTCTAGGACACTCTGAGCGTAGAGAGTACTTTGGAGAAACCGATGAGCTATTGGCTCAAAAGGTAGCAGCTGCTTTAGAAAATGAGTTAGAGGTTATTTTTTGTTTTGGAGAACTATTAGAAGATAGAAAATCTGAAAATCATTTTACAATTGTTGAAAATCAGCTTAAAAAAGCATTATTTCATCTAAAAGCAGAAGATTTTAAACATATTATTTTGGCTTATGAGCCTGTTTGGGCGATTGGAACAGGAGAAACAGCATCGCCAGAACAAGCGCAAGAAATGCATGCTTTTGTAAGAGAACTGTTTACCAAAGCGTATGGAGCTGAAACAGCCGATGCTATTTCAATTTTATATGGGGGTAGCGTGAAACCAGCAAATGCAAAAGAAATTTTTTCTAAGCCAGATGTCGATGGAGGCTTAATTGGTGGAGCAGCCCTAAAAGCAGAGGATTTTGCAGCAATCGTTAAATCAATTTAA